The following proteins are encoded in a genomic region of Rhizobium sp. ZPR4:
- a CDS encoding xanthine dehydrogenase family protein molybdopterin-binding subunit, with amino-acid sequence MTMMEPRKHGDASDGTVGGRQSRFEGNMKVTGTATYALEYPVENLAYAVLVQSTVPAGRVVKVDASAALAMPGVLLVLTPEDDLGLKLSADWGGNKPADGPYYPLPREVRFNGQSIAAVVAESRELATEAARLVRVTYEESSHVADLNDPNAGEGKLMEPLSSSWGDAEAALAASPVRIEAEYSTPREYHVAMEPHGLTAKWDGDQLTIWEPSQWSHGMARMYSEWFDMPYENVRIISPFIGGGFGSKGVPLAYGAVAVAAARKLGRPVKLAVTRPQNFTSYGGRAATRQKIALGATEDGILQAIVHRGASETSVDADWPEQTGAATSILYKVENFSSQHRVVPVNSVTPGALRGPGKNPSAYGIECAIEELAYKLGMDPLELRLKNYADHDYQSGKPWSTRRLREALTEGAEAFGWSRRSHAPRSMRDGKTLIGWGIGCGTFPVIRAPSEAMIRILGNGRVEVISGAIDMGQGTYTILAQSAAEVFGIPVDQVEVYLGDSRLPGAAIAGGSMLAGSIMGAVHKAAVAARDELIGLALSDANSPFRETGANTLNFAEGRIAAPRGETPSLTLAELMSALKREEIEVRRNTLPDGATAQELQQAWTTMARVQGPTMGDYSMHSWCAHFAEVRVDEDFGTVRVSRMVSAFDCGRLYNPRLVESQWRGGIIMGIGQALLEEGLVDQRNGRTVNNNVGDYLVPTNSDIPDIQVISVGVPDHQASALGGKGVGEVGIVGVAPAIANAVFHATGKRVRDLPITLEKLL; translated from the coding sequence ATGACCATGATGGAACCCCGCAAACATGGCGATGCTTCCGACGGTACGGTCGGCGGTCGTCAGTCGCGCTTCGAAGGCAACATGAAGGTGACGGGGACTGCGACCTATGCGCTGGAATACCCGGTTGAAAATCTCGCCTATGCCGTTCTCGTCCAGAGCACGGTCCCGGCTGGTCGCGTCGTCAAGGTCGATGCTTCTGCCGCGCTCGCAATGCCGGGTGTGCTGCTCGTGCTGACGCCGGAGGACGATCTCGGCCTTAAACTTTCGGCTGACTGGGGCGGCAACAAGCCGGCCGACGGTCCTTATTATCCGCTGCCGCGCGAAGTGCGCTTCAATGGGCAGTCGATTGCGGCCGTCGTCGCCGAAAGCCGCGAACTGGCGACGGAAGCCGCGAGGCTGGTGCGCGTCACCTATGAAGAGAGCAGCCACGTCGCCGACCTCAACGACCCGAATGCCGGTGAAGGCAAGCTCATGGAGCCGCTCTCTTCGAGCTGGGGTGATGCGGAGGCAGCCCTTGCCGCCTCGCCGGTGCGGATCGAGGCGGAATATTCGACGCCGCGTGAATATCACGTCGCGATGGAGCCGCACGGGCTGACAGCGAAATGGGATGGCGACCAGCTGACCATCTGGGAGCCGAGCCAGTGGTCGCATGGCATGGCGCGCATGTATTCCGAATGGTTCGACATGCCCTATGAGAATGTCCGGATCATCTCCCCCTTCATCGGCGGCGGTTTCGGATCGAAGGGCGTGCCGCTTGCCTATGGGGCGGTCGCCGTTGCGGCTGCAAGAAAGCTCGGCCGACCGGTGAAACTCGCGGTCACCCGCCCGCAGAATTTCACGAGTTATGGCGGGCGTGCTGCGACCAGGCAGAAGATCGCGCTCGGCGCGACCGAGGATGGTATCTTGCAGGCGATCGTTCATCGCGGCGCTAGCGAAACCTCCGTCGATGCGGACTGGCCGGAGCAGACCGGGGCGGCAACGTCGATCCTCTACAAGGTCGAGAATTTCTCCTCGCAGCATCGCGTCGTGCCGGTCAACAGCGTGACACCCGGCGCCTTGCGTGGACCGGGCAAGAACCCGAGCGCCTACGGCATCGAATGCGCTATCGAGGAACTGGCCTACAAGCTCGGCATGGACCCGCTCGAACTCAGGTTGAAGAACTATGCCGATCATGACTACCAGTCCGGAAAGCCTTGGTCGACGCGCCGGCTGCGCGAGGCGTTGACCGAAGGTGCCGAAGCTTTCGGCTGGTCGCGGCGCAGCCACGCGCCGCGCTCGATGCGCGACGGCAAGACGCTGATCGGCTGGGGCATCGGCTGCGGCACCTTCCCCGTCATCCGCGCACCGAGCGAGGCGATGATCCGCATTCTCGGCAACGGCCGGGTCGAGGTCATCAGCGGCGCCATCGACATGGGGCAGGGGACCTATACGATCCTCGCCCAAAGTGCCGCGGAAGTCTTCGGCATTCCGGTGGATCAGGTCGAGGTTTACCTCGGCGATTCGCGCCTGCCGGGCGCGGCGATCGCCGGCGGATCGATGCTGGCCGGCTCGATCATGGGAGCCGTCCATAAGGCTGCGGTCGCTGCCCGCGACGAACTCATCGGCCTCGCGCTCAGCGATGCCAATTCGCCCTTCCGCGAGACGGGCGCAAACACGCTGAATTTCGCCGAGGGGCGCATCGCAGCACCGCGCGGCGAGACGCCATCGCTGACGCTGGCGGAACTGATGTCTGCGTTGAAACGCGAGGAGATCGAAGTCCGGCGCAACACCCTGCCTGACGGTGCGACCGCGCAGGAACTGCAGCAGGCCTGGACCACCATGGCTAGGGTTCAAGGGCCGACCATGGGCGATTATTCCATGCACAGCTGGTGCGCCCATTTCGCCGAAGTACGGGTCGACGAGGATTTTGGCACGGTGCGCGTCTCCCGCATGGTCTCTGCCTTCGATTGCGGCCGCCTCTACAATCCGAGACTGGTCGAAAGCCAGTGGCGGGGCGGCATCATCATGGGCATCGGCCAGGCGCTTCTCGAAGAGGGGTTGGTCGATCAGCGCAACGGGCGAACCGTCAACAACAATGTGGGCGATTACCTCGTGCCGACGAATTCTGACATTCCGGACATCCAGGTGATCTCTGTCGGCGTCCCGGACCATCAGGCCTCGGCACTCGGCGGCAAGGGTGTCGGCGAAGTCGGCATCGTCGGCGTGGCGCCGGCGATCGCCAATGCCGTGTTCCATGCCACCGGCAAGCGCGTTCGCGATCTGCCGATCACATTGGAAAAGCTGCTCTAG
- the fdxA gene encoding ferredoxin yields MAYVITEPCIDTKDGACTVACPVDCIYEGGRMFYIHPDECINCGLCLSVCPVDAILWDEEMPTERFFLRDVNRDFFADGVTGWGAPGGWDKSRTTSLDHPFVAAYGTVPENRL; encoded by the coding sequence ATGGCTTACGTAATCACCGAGCCCTGCATTGATACGAAGGATGGCGCCTGCACCGTCGCCTGTCCGGTCGATTGCATCTACGAGGGCGGGCGGATGTTCTATATTCACCCGGACGAGTGCATCAATTGCGGCCTCTGCCTTTCCGTCTGCCCCGTCGATGCCATTTTGTGGGATGAGGAGATGCCGACGGAGCGGTTTTTCCTGCGCGACGTCAACCGCGATTTCTTTGCTGATGGCGTGACCGGCTGGGGCGCACCCGGCGGCTGGGACAAGAGCCGGACGACCAGTCTTGACCATCCATTCGTGGCGGCTTACGGCACTGTGCCTGAAAATCGATTGTGA
- a CDS encoding amidohydrolase family protein encodes MAMRLLLNPGHAPAQRIKEAAELPSVFQSLRPEPGDLILPAPVNAHDHGYGIRTLDFGAVDDALEVWIPGLRLRPRTDPYLEALVAFGRLARTGVGATMHCHNSLNVDRLVDEASAVMRAASDIGIRLGLSCPLLDHDAWAYDGGPQRLKPFLPASDWQALEPTIPTYAPISTQLTAVEAVAAANTSPLIDVQYGPIGPQWCSNALLEAIAEASAHHDRRIHMHLLESPRQRLWLDRRFPEGVVNYLDRIGFLSPRLAVAHGVQLRPDELELLAERGVQIVSNPTANLRLRSGIAPIASTIEHGGPAFAIGLDGTGLDDDQDLWREMRLLYLLHGGRSLTRQLTAKDVFDAAIRVGRQIINARNAEDYTIVDYQGLTADSLFDDMDEAEVLLTRMSARYARGLVVAGREVMREGDLTGIDFDAALSELLVQAKADLPRLEKQRPLANALSEATRAYYASWPGIS; translated from the coding sequence ATGGCTATGCGATTGCTGCTCAATCCGGGTCATGCGCCTGCCCAAAGGATTAAAGAAGCGGCGGAGCTGCCGTCTGTCTTCCAATCCCTTCGTCCTGAGCCCGGCGATCTCATTCTCCCCGCGCCCGTCAATGCCCATGACCATGGCTATGGCATCCGCACCCTCGATTTCGGCGCGGTCGACGACGCTCTGGAAGTGTGGATACCGGGCCTGAGGCTGCGGCCGCGCACGGATCCCTATCTCGAGGCACTCGTCGCCTTCGGCCGGCTTGCCCGAACCGGCGTCGGCGCCACCATGCATTGCCACAACTCGCTCAATGTCGATCGTCTCGTCGACGAGGCAAGCGCTGTCATGCGGGCCGCCAGCGATATCGGTATTCGGCTTGGGCTCTCCTGCCCGCTGCTCGACCACGATGCCTGGGCCTATGATGGCGGGCCGCAACGGCTCAAACCCTTTCTTCCGGCAAGTGACTGGCAGGCGTTGGAGCCGACCATTCCAACCTACGCGCCGATCTCGACACAGTTAACCGCCGTCGAGGCGGTCGCCGCCGCCAACACCAGCCCGCTGATCGACGTGCAGTATGGGCCGATCGGGCCGCAATGGTGCTCCAATGCGCTATTGGAGGCCATTGCCGAGGCTTCGGCGCATCATGATCGGCGCATTCACATGCACCTGCTCGAAAGCCCGCGCCAACGCCTTTGGCTCGACCGGCGTTTTCCCGAGGGCGTCGTCAATTATCTCGACAGAATAGGCTTCCTATCGCCTCGGCTCGCGGTCGCTCATGGCGTTCAATTGCGTCCTGATGAGTTGGAATTGCTTGCCGAGCGCGGCGTGCAGATCGTCAGCAATCCCACCGCCAATCTGCGCCTTCGCTCAGGCATCGCGCCGATCGCATCCACGATCGAACACGGTGGCCCCGCCTTCGCTATTGGCCTCGACGGCACCGGGCTGGACGACGATCAGGATCTCTGGCGGGAGATGCGCCTCCTCTATCTCCTGCACGGCGGACGAAGCCTGACGCGGCAGTTGACGGCCAAGGATGTCTTCGATGCAGCAATCCGGGTTGGAAGGCAGATCATCAACGCGAGGAACGCGGAGGACTACACCATCGTCGATTATCAGGGCCTGACCGCCGACTCGCTGTTCGATGACATGGACGAGGCAGAGGTCCTGTTGACCCGCATGAGCGCCCGATATGCGAGAGGGCTCGTCGTCGCTGGCCGGGAGGTGATGCGCGAGGGTGACTTGACCGGCATCGACTTCGACGCCGCTCTATCCGAACTCCTGGTACAGGCAAAGGCCGATCTGCCGAGACTCGAAAAGCAACGACCGCTCGCCAACGCATTATCAGAGGCGACGCGCGCTTATTATGCCAGCTGGCCCGGGATCTCCTGA